A region of the Litorilinea aerophila genome:
CTTAGTACAGGCTGGCGTCAATACCACGGCAGAAATTCCAGGTGCCCTCTGGGCGCGCTCCCTCTGGTGGAAACGAGCGGCTATGCCGCAGGCCAGAGGCCTGATCGGCGAATTTCTGCCGGGATTTACCAGTCACACGCCGGCCAGCTTTCTGCCGTCGTCCAGGATCGCCGCCACCGCGTCCTGGTCGGTGGTTTCGGTATAGATGCGGATGAGCGGCTCGGTGCCCGAGAAGCGGATGAGCAGCCAACCGCCATCATCCATGACAAATTTGTAGCCGTCGGTGGTGACCAGTTCGGTCACCGGGTGGCCGCCCAGGGTCAGGCCCTGGATATTCACCTGGTCCAGGCGGGTACGGGCCCGGGCCTTCATCTCATTGTCCGTCAGGCGAATGTCGATGCGGTCGTAGTAGTGGGGGCCGCCGACTTTGGCAAAGAGCAGGTCCAGCAGTTCGGTGGGTTTCTTGCCGGTGCGGACCAGGAAGTCCAACAGGTAGAGGTTGGCCAGAATGCCGTCCCGCTCGGGGACGTGGTTGCGGAAGGCGTAGCCGCCGCTCTCTTCGCCGCCGATCATGGCGTTGTGTTTGAGCATGGCCGGCGCCACGTACTTGAAGCCCACGCCGGTGTGGATGACGGGGACGCCGTAGATCTGCCCCAGCTTGTCCAACATGGAGGTGGTGCTCAGGGTTTTGACGATGGGGCCCCGTTCTCCCCGGATTTCCAGGAAGTAGTAGGCCAGGAGGCCGTAGACCCGCAGTTGGTCGATAAACTGGCCATTTTCGTCTCCGAAGCCGCAGCGGTCGGCGTCGCCATCCATGATGCAGACACAGTCCGCGCCCACTTCCCGGGCCACAGCCAGCCCGGCATCCACGTTGGGGGGGATGGGTTCCGGGCGTTGCATTTCCGGGAAGATGGGGTTGCGCTCGGCGTGGACCTCGATCACCTGGGTGCGGCCACCCTGGAGGATTTCACTGAGCCAGCCTGCGCCGTTGCCCCACATGTTGTCTACCACGATCTTCAGGCCCGCTTGTTTGATGGGCCCCACATCGATGAGCTCGGCCAGGTGGGCCAGGTAAGCCGGCTTGGGGTCGAAGTATTCGATCTGGCCGCTTTCCAGGCCAGCAGCCAGATCCATCTGGGCGATGGCGCCGGTATCCGCCGCGGGGGGGATGAGGGCTTCAATTTGGGCCAGCCCTTCCGGGGCGACAGCGCCGCCGTGTTCATCCCGCACTTTGAAGCCGCAATCTTCCGGTGGGTTGTGGCTGGCGGTGATGTTGATGGCGGCGATGGCTTGCCGGGCCTTCACGCTGTAGCTGATGACCGGTGTGGGGGTGGCGCTTTGGGTGAGCAACACGTGAAAGCCGTTGCCGGCCAGCACCTGGGCCGCCGTGGCCGCGAAATGCTCGGCCGAGAAGCGCCGATCATAGCCGACCACCACCGTCCCAGAAGGGTGCTTTTGCTTCAGGTATTGGGCAAAACCCTGGGTACAGCGGCGCACATTGGCGTAGGTGTAGTCATCGGCAATGCGGCCGCGCCAGCCGTCGGTCCCAAATTTGATCGCGGTCATGGATGCTCCCCTGTTAGTTACGTCAATTGCTCCGCTGCCTGGCTCAGATTCCATAAATATGAGCAGACTTCAGATTTTCAGTATAGCAGTTTTGAGGAAGATGGCGA
Encoded here:
- a CDS encoding phosphoglucomutase/phosphomannomutase family protein, with product MTAIKFGTDGWRGRIADDYTYANVRRCTQGFAQYLKQKHPSGTVVVGYDRRFSAEHFAATAAQVLAGNGFHVLLTQSATPTPVISYSVKARQAIAAINITASHNPPEDCGFKVRDEHGGAVAPEGLAQIEALIPPAADTGAIAQMDLAAGLESGQIEYFDPKPAYLAHLAELIDVGPIKQAGLKIVVDNMWGNGAGWLSEILQGGRTQVIEVHAERNPIFPEMQRPEPIPPNVDAGLAVAREVGADCVCIMDGDADRCGFGDENGQFIDQLRVYGLLAYYFLEIRGERGPIVKTLSTTSMLDKLGQIYGVPVIHTGVGFKYVAPAMLKHNAMIGGEESGGYAFRNHVPERDGILANLYLLDFLVRTGKKPTELLDLLFAKVGGPHYYDRIDIRLTDNEMKARARTRLDQVNIQGLTLGGHPVTELVTTDGYKFVMDDGGWLLIRFSGTEPLIRIYTETTDQDAVAAILDDGRKLAGV